CCATTGCGGATACTGGTCGGGCGTCGGCGCGGGAACCACGTGGGTCAAGGCGAGCCGCTCGGCTCCCACCCGGGCCGCGGTCTGCGCTGCCTCGACGACTCCTGAGTGGTACTCCAGGATGTCTTGCGCCATCTCGCCAGGGAGCATCACGACACCTCGACCGGCGTCGACGAGGATGTGTGTGTCACCCGCCTTCGCGAGGGTCGAGGGGCCTGCGCTGTTGGGGTCCGGCAGCGGTGATCCTGTTCCGGTCAAGACGATGTCCATCAGTCGTGTCCGTCCTTTTGGTTGTGGGCCTCCGGGTGACGAAACGATTGATCGAGTCAAAGACGTTTCTCATTGGATTGACCATAGTAATGTATTTTCATAGAATATGAAATTATCTTGACGCCAGGAGATATCCAGTGAGCGACCATCAGCCCAACCTGCTGTTCATCTACGCCGACCAGCACCGCGCCGACGTCATGGGCTGCGCTGGCAACGACATCGTCGTCACCCCCCATCTAGACCGATTGGCCTCGGAGGGCGTCCGCTTCGACCAGACCTGGACCGAAAGCCCGGTCTGCCAGCCGGCCCGCGCCTCGCTACTGACCGGCCGCTACCCCAACGACCACGGGGTGCTCGGCAACTTCGCCGGCGACTGCCAACCCGAATGGGACACCTTCCCCCGCCGCCTGCAACAGGCCGGCTACACCACGGCGTCGATCGGCAAGACGCACTTCGCGTCATGGCCGATGATGGTCGAGCCGGGAACGCCAGCGCCGACCGACGAGTGGATCGGCAGCTTCGGGTTCGACCACGTCGTCGAGGAGTTCGACCGATACGTCCACGTCGGCGACTGGGAGACGCCCTACATGCGGTTCCTGCGCGAACACGACGCTCTCGAGCCGTACCGCGAGGTGGTGGTTGCCAACTTCCGGGGCGGAGACCGGCACTGGAACGGCGTCACCTCTCCCCTGCCCCAGGAGTTCGATCTCACGTGTTTCCTAGCCGACGAGGCGCAACAGTGGCTCGACCGTCAGCCGAGCGACGGGCCCTGGTTCCTTCAGTTGTCGTTCGTACAGCCGCACGTGCCGCTGATGGGCGACCCCCTCTGGGCCGATCACTACGGTGGCGTAGAAATCGCCCGCACGGCCCCCGAGGAACCGGTGCCGACCAGCGACGAATGGGCCACGCACCTGGCCTTCCTGCGCAGGCACTCGCACAGTGACCTGTTGAGCGACAAATTCGTGCTGGCCGGTGCCCGTCAGTACTACGCGATGGTGTCGCTGATCGATCAGCGAATCGGCGACCTTCTTGCTCAGCTCGAGAAACAGGGCCAGCTGGACAACACGTGGATCGTCTATTCGGCCGACCATGGCGAGATGCTCGGCGACCACGGCCTGATGGCCAAGATGAACTTCTACCGATCGTCGGTGCGGGTGCCGCTGATCGTGCGCCCCCCCGGCGGCACCAGCGGCCGGGTCGAGACGGCGCCGGTCCAGACCTTCGATGTCGCGGCAACGCTACTTGACGCCGGGACGGCTACAGCCCTCGGTGGAGCGCCGTCCCGGTCGCTGGTGCCACTCGTGACCGGCGACGGAGGCACTGCTCGCCATCACGCGGTGAGCATGATCCGCATGCGCCCGGGGCTCCCGACCTGGCAGGCCATTACCGACGGCCAGTGGCGGGCCACCCTCAACGCCGACACCGGTGAAGC
This is a stretch of genomic DNA from Longimicrobiales bacterium. It encodes these proteins:
- a CDS encoding sulfatase-like hydrolase/transferase, producing MSDHQPNLLFIYADQHRADVMGCAGNDIVVTPHLDRLASEGVRFDQTWTESPVCQPARASLLTGRYPNDHGVLGNFAGDCQPEWDTFPRRLQQAGYTTASIGKTHFASWPMMVEPGTPAPTDEWIGSFGFDHVVEEFDRYVHVGDWETPYMRFLREHDALEPYREVVVANFRGGDRHWNGVTSPLPQEFDLTCFLADEAQQWLDRQPSDGPWFLQLSFVQPHVPLMGDPLWADHYGGVEIARTAPEEPVPTSDEWATHLAFLRRHSHSDLLSDKFVLAGARQYYAMVSLIDQRIGDLLAQLEKQGQLDNTWIVYSADHGEMLGDHGLMAKMNFYRSSVRVPLIVRPPGGTSGRVETAPVQTFDVAATLLDAGTATALGGAPSRSLVPLVTGDGGTARHHAVSMIRMRPGLPTWQAITDGQWRATLNADTGEASELFDLVADPDEATNRAGDPSAGDELVRLRDLLASTLEPT